The following proteins are encoded in a genomic region of Plasmodium sp. gorilla clade G2 genome assembly, chromosome: 2:
- a CDS encoding T-complex protein 1 subunit theta: MFANKFGVNSILKDGYRIMKNNEDTILKNIEACKEICNIIQTSLGPKCMNKLIINHINKKIVSSDCITILNDMEINHPVVNIIKKLSETINYEYGDFTNYTFTITCEILDKASFLIQQGFNINDILNGFILGYKEIEKVLEEMIVWKVPNFYEEKELIKVLKSVMLTKNISNNYNFLIQLLAKCISTLMPDKIENFDVDNIRVSKLNGGNIIDSEFLMGMVIARETHGIIKKKENANVIVLNCGLEAPATETKGTVLLHNAEELISYTKGEEEQMKKYIDNFKKANVDVIIVNGAISDIAQHFCDTNNIMTLKITSKFETLRICKLLNISSLIKLSTPQPEDIGKVSSIYVSEIASKKVTIINSKNKKVGTIILRGATSNLLDEVERCIHDGINSIKNAIKGNSFLHGGGCIEIQLSLALKKYANQLKGIDNYCVKIFAEAFHIIPKILAHNVGYNTTDVLNELINEHNKGNIDSCININKDSHITSAQTNHIYDNYNCKKYAIHLAMEAVQTILKIDQIIMSKPAGGPKPRDKNPNYDEAF, encoded by the exons ATG tttgCCAACAAATTCGGTGTGAATTCCATTTTGAAGGATGGCTATCGTATTATGAAAAACAATGAGGATACAATTTTGAAGAACATAGAAGCATGCAAAGAGATATGTAACATAATTCAGACATCTTTAGGACCTAAATGtatgaataaattaattattaatcatataaataagaagATTGTATCGAGTGATTGCATTactatattaaatgatatggAAATTAATCATCCtgttgtaaatataataaagaaattgtCAGAAACTATTAATTATGAGTATGGTGACTTTACTAATTATACATTTACAATAACATGTGAGATATTAGATAAGGCAAGTTTTTTAATACAACAAggttttaatattaatgatatattaaatggtTTTATTTTAGGTTATAAAGAAATTGAAAAGGTATTAGAAGAAATGATTGTATGGAAGGTTCCTAATttttatgaagaaaaagaattaataaaagtATTAAAATCAGTTATGTTAACAAAAAACatatcaaataattataattttcttataCAATTATTAGCTAAATGTATATCAACATTGATGCCagataaaatagaaaatttCGATGTAGATAATATTAGAGTTTCAAAATTAAACGGTGGTAATATAATAGATTCAGAATTTTTAATGGGTATGGTAATAGCAAGAGAAACACATggtatcataaaaaaaaaagaaaatgctAATGTTATTGTTCTTAATTGTGGATTAGAAGCTCCAGCAACCGAAACAAAAGGTACTGTTTTATTGCATAATGCTGAAGAATTAATTTCATATACTAAAGGAGAAGAAgaacaaatgaaaaaatatattgataattttaaaaaagctAATGTAGATGTAATTATTGTTAATGGAGCTATATCAGATATTGCTCAACATTTTTgtgatacaaataatattatgacaTTAAAAATTACATCCAAATTTGAAACACTAAGAAtatgtaaattattaaatatttcttccttaataaaattaagtaCACCTCAACCAGAAGATATAGGAAAAGTATCATCTATATATGTCTCAGAAATAGCAAGCAAAAAAGTAACTATTattaattcaaaaaataaaaaagttgGGACCATAATACTAAGAGGAGCAACATCAAATTTGTTAGATGAAGTTGAAAGATGTATACATGATGGTATCAATTCTATCAAAAATGCAATAAAAGGAAATTCCTTTTTACATGGTGGTGGTTGTATAGAAATACAATTATCTTTagcattaaaaaaatatgctaACCAACTTAAAGGTATAGATAATTATTGTGTTAAAATATTTGCTGAAGCATTCCATATAATACCAAAAATACTAGCACATAATGTTGGATATAATACTACAGATGTATTAAATGAACTAATAAATGAACATAATAAAGGTAATATAGATTcatgtattaatattaataaagacTCACATATAACATCCGCTCAAactaatcatatatatgataattataattgtaaaaaatatgcTATACATCTAGCTATGGAAGCAGTACAAACAATCTTAAAAATCGATCAAATTATTATGTCAAAACCTGCTGGAGGCCCAAAACCTCGTGACAAAAACCCTAACTATGACGAAGCCTtctaa
- a CDS encoding protein transport protein SEC31: protein MALKSINISGNFEWCPFEEYKNYLLCFNSHNLLYSNNNSLNNYIYLLDINLNSEIRNLEIVNKFNFEDALKYENDIIKGGNKNNKNKNNNNNNSVNEYVTCFEWMNGNNFVDINNNDDLSKGIIVGGLTNGDIVLLNAKNIFETNRNYDNFILSKISMHENSINCLEYNRHKNNLIATGGNDGQLFITDIENIYSPTSYDPFLDKNNIQKITCLNWNKKVSHILATSSNNGNTVIWDLKIKKSAVSFRDPHSRTKTSSLSWLHNQPTQILISYDDDKNPCLQLWDLRNSNYPIKEITGHSKGINNICFSPIDTNLLLSSGKDVTKCWYLNNQNFDIFNEINNSANNIYSKWSPYIPDLFASSTNMDTIQINSINNGNNMTSKYIPVFYKKEAGICIGFGGKICTFDNNTNNMDINNTNNANNNNTGGNTFNNDTSCDGEYDSNNGRNKNTQNKFQIKYHIYPTDMELISEADKFEKYITNGNYKEFCESKIETCDDEHEKLTWKILHLLCTSQRGDIVKHLGHDINNIIDKIMQTIGQQPGFIFKTLIDEKENNNFNSSNQMNQNNVLNDDPNIMNNINNMNNINNINNINNINNINSNSRTGTNVMHNNGQGYLGDTNNNEEHFNSNFDLDPEKFFRELGEKTENEKIKQNVVDISGNDENGLNCSIKGKENKTKNKKNDIITDDNNNNSNNIGEHNNMNGENASEHFVNEKNNTNNWNLGIESIIKECVLIGNIETAVELCLHKNRMADALLLSSFGGEQLWHKTKTIYIKKQNDNFLKNINYVLDDKLENLINNVDLNSWEEALSILCTYAINNPNFNSLCEMLAKRLQNEKFDIRAASICYLCACNFSETVEIWNNMPSKKTSLLNVLQDMVEKMTILKMIIKYDNFNAIMNQKISQYAELLANSGRLKAAMTFLCLIQHDQSIESLILRDRIYNSANHVLCQQIKAPVSPFQIIDIKPSPNVYQNNMYHNNNMNSNMNSSNNKVLSSVHQPVPPFNQSNVNRMYTSTSNIMNNNNNNNNNNTVNPNFKSVIPPPLPMKTQIINSTSSLQPPPSVPPTKFHTQIINNTMNNRSSISTTTKNFPTSNLNSVVPPPMNNMNTNISHGSNVTPPYMSQSNINNNMNNNNNNTMNPAYPSLPKFPNYNINSQVQSNSTIQEKQLTSPMFSSHSYGNINKTQTTNNAVVTPPMPSNQLNNTRSSFADIQNVVPPPSNKNQSISSTANLNYQHDNQFNKRECVDQPSYPMTNQSPMFSMNHTMQKKNIPGGFQDNTSQMNYGMQPTGSPPPSSLSTTSPIAGALTVTPGMPVPWPIPTTTQQLGSTTQSTANENKKIQTATKEQNGVLMNRNHIENIKKTISNLLNIYTSQESVKKKADDVSSKVYELFEKLDCGAFNEQINDSLLNLVNSINANDFKTTNKIIVDLSRNLWDGSNKAWIMGVKHIIPKC from the exons ATGGCGTTGAAAAGTATTAACATAAGTGGAAACTTTGAGTGGTGCCCATTTGAAGAATACAAGAATTATTTGTTATGCTTCAACTCACACAATTTGTTAtattctaataataatagtttgaataattatatatatttgttagaTATAAATTTGAATAGTGAGATAAGAAATTTGGAGATAGTAAATAAGTTTAATTTCGAAGATGCATTAAAATATGagaatgatataataaaaggagggaataagaataataagaataagaacaataataataataatagtgtgAATGAATATGTGACATGTTTTGAATGGATGAATGGTAATAATTTTGTagacataaataataatgacgaCTTAAGTAAAGGTATTATTGTTGGTGGTTTGACAAATGGTGATATAGTTTTATTGAATGCaaagaatatatttgaaaCGAATagaaattatgataattttattttaagtaAAATAAGTATGCATGAGAATAGTATAAATTGTTTAGAATATAATagacataaaaataatttaatagcTACAGGTGGTAATGATGGTCAATTATTTATTAcagatatagaaaatatatattcacctACATCTTATGATCCATTtttagataaaaataatatacaaaaaattacATGTTTGAATTGGAACAAAAAAGTTTCTCATATTTTAGCTACTTCATCTAATAATGGAAATACTGTAATATGggatttaaaaataaaaaaatcagCTGTAAGTTTTAGAGACCCTCATAGTAGAACAAAAACATCTTCTTTATCATGGTTACATAATCAACCTACAcaaattttaatttcatatgatgatgataaaaatccATGTTTACAATTATGGGATTTAAGAAATTCAAATTATCCAATTAAAGAAATAACTGGACATTCTAAaggtattaataatatatgttttagtCCTATAGATAcgaatttattattatcatctggAAAAGATGTTACGAAATGTTGGTATctaaataatcaaaattttgatatttttaatgAAATCAATAACTCAGCAAATAATATCTATTCCAAGTGGTCTCCATATATACCTGATTTATTTGCATCATCAACAAATATGGATACCATACAAATTAATTCTATAAATAATGGAAATAACATGACGAGTAAATATATACCCGTATTTTATAAGAAGGAAGCTGGTATATGTATAGGTTTTGGAGGCAAAATATGTACCTTTGATAATAACacaaataatatggatattaATAACACAAATAatgcaaataataataacactGGTGGTAATACCTTTAATAATGATACCTCATGTGATGGAGAATATGATTCAAACAAtggaagaaataaaaatacgcAAAATAAATtccaaataaaatatcatatatatccaaCAGATATGGAACTTATATCAGAAGCAGataaatttgaaaaatatattacaaatggTAATTATAAAGAATTTTGTGAATCTAAAATTGAAACATGTGATGATGAACATGAAAAACTTACATGGAAAATCTTACATTTATTATGTACCTCTCAAAGAGGTGATATAGTAAAACATTTAGGTcatgatattaataatattatagataAAATTATGCAAACCATTGGACAACAACCaggatttatttttaaaactttAATTGacgaaaaagaaaataataattttaattcttcaaaTCAAATGAACCaaaataatgtattaaatgatgatccgaatattatgaataatataaacaatatgaataatataaacaatataaacaatataaacaatataaacaatattaatagtaatagtaggACTGGCACAAATGTCATGCATAATAATGGACAAGGATATTTGGgagatacaaataataatgaagaacaTTTTAATAGTAATTTCGATTTAGATCCTGAGAAATTTTTTAGAGAATTAGGTGAGAAAactgaaaatgaaaaaatcaAACAAAATGTAGTAGATATATCAggtaatgatgaaaatgggTTAAATTGTTCTATtaaaggaaaagaaaataagacaaagaataaaaaaaatgacataataacagatgataataataataatagtaataatattggtgaacataataatatgaatggtGAAAATGCTTCAGAACATTttgtaaatgaaaaaaataatacaaataattggAATTTAGGTATCGAatcaataataaaagaatgcGTATTAATAGGAAATATTGAAACAGCTGTTGAATTAtgtttacataaaaatagaaTGGCTGAtgctttattattatcatcttttGGTGGTGAACAATTATGGCATAAAAccaaaacaatatatataaaaaaacaaaatgacaattttttaaaaaatattaattatgtaTTAGATGATAAATtagaaaatttaataaataatgttgATTTAAATTCTTGGGAAGAAgctttatctatattatgtACATATGCAATTAATAACCCCaattttaattctttatgTGAAATGTTAGCTAAAAGattacaaaatgaaaaatttgaTATACGTGCTGCATCTATATGTTATTTATGTGCATGCAACTTTTCAGAGACAGTCGAAATATGGAATAATATGCCATCCAAAAAAACATCTTTATTAAATGTTTTACAAGATATGGTGGAGAAAATGACTATATTGAAAATGATTATTAAATATGACAATTTTAATGCTATCATGAATCAAAAAATAAGTCAATATGCTGAATTATTAGCAAATTCGGGTAGATTAAAAGCAGCTATGACctttttatgtttaataCAACATGATCAAAGTATAGAAAGTTTAATATTAAGAGATCGTATTTATAATAGTGCTAATCATGTTTTATGTCAGCAAATTAAGGCACCTGTATCACCATTCCAAATTATTGATATAAAACCATCACCAAAtgtatatcaaaataatatgtatcataataataatatgaatagtaatatgaatagtagtaataataaggTTTTATCGTCTGTACATCAACCAGTGCCACCATTCAATCAAAGTAATGTAAACAGAATGTATACATCAACAagtaatattatgaataataataataataataataataataatacggTGAATCCCAATTTTAAAAGTGTCATACCTCCACCTTTACCTATGAAAACACAAATCATTAATTCAACATCATCCTTACAACCACCACCTTCAGTACCACCAACAAAATTTCATACACAAATTATTAACAATACAATGAATAATAGATCATCCATTTCAACTACTACAAAGAATTTTCCAACATCTAATCTTAATTCAGTAGTACCACCAccaatgaataatatgaatacaaACATATCACATGGGTCTAATGTAACTCCTCCATATATGTCTCAATCAAacattaataataacatgaataataataataataataccatGAATCCAGCATATCCATCTTTACCAAAATTTCCTAATTACAATATAAATTCACAAGTACAATCAAATTCAACAATTCAAGAAAAACAATTAACATCACCAATGTTTTCTTCACATTCTtatggaaatataaataaaacacaAACTACTAATAATGCTGTTGTAACACCACCAATGCCATCTAACCAATTAAATAATACTAGATCAAGTTTTGCAGATATTCAAAATGTTGTACCTCCACCAAGTAATAAAAACCAATCCATATCTTCAACTGCAAATTTGAATTATCAACATGATAATCAATTTAACAAAAGAGAATGTGTCGATCAGCCAAGTTATCCTATGACCAACCAGTCACCTATGTTTTCGATGAACCATACTAtgcagaaaaaaaatattcctgGTGGATTCCAGGACAATACTAGCCAAATGAATTATGGCATGCAACCTACTGGTTCACCCCCTCCATCAA gtcTCAGTACAACATCCCCTATAGCAGGCGCTTTGACGGTGACACCCGGAATGCCCGTTCCTTGGCCAATTCCAACGACAACACAACAG CTGGGATCAACCACCCAATCTACTGCCAacgaaaataaaaaaatacagaCAGCCACCAAAGAACAAAACGGAGTGCTAATGAATAGAAACCATATTGAAAATATCAAGAAAACCATaagtaatttattaaatatttatacgaGTCAAGAATCTGTAAAGAAAAAAGCTGATGATGTGTCTTCAAAGGTATATGAGTTGTTTGAAAAATTAGATTGTGGTGCTTTCAATGAACAGATAAATGATAGTCTATTAAATTTGGTTAATTCTATAAATGCTAATGATTTTAAAACAACcaataaaataatagtaGATCTAAGTAGAAACTTGTGGGATGGCAGCAATAAAGCAtg gATTATGGGagtaaaacatataataccAAAATGTTAA
- a CDS encoding mitochondrial ribosomal protein L13 precursor, putative, producing MIRRSLIKLGVYPKASFHEQHINPFSNVQWQSYPFLKKNMPKVDIFSEEHISKCALSVFDKEKGNWFVIDATNKSVGSLAACISKLLQGKYRVDYNPNKVNSSSVIVVNAIHVKFYGHTWDTKIYKFPRKSHSKSHKILSCKTVFARNPSMILNLAVKRMLPNNRLRQIFYRKLYVYPGALHPHWGIPQVVVPKKNVLKKEEHKDIKAFTIL from the exons ATGATAAGAAGAAGCTTAATTAAATTAGGTGTATATCCTAAGGCATCTTTTCATGAACAGCACATTAACCCTTTTTCAAATGTACAATG GCAAAGTTATCCGTTTTTAAAGAAGAATATGCCTAAGGTTGATATATTTTCAGAAGAACATATTTCAAAGTGTGCTTTAAGCGTATTTGATAAGGAGAAAGGTAACTGGTTTGTAATAGATGCTACAAATAAAAGTGTAGGAAGTTTAGCTGCATGCATTAGTAAATTATTACAAGGAAAATATCGAGTTGATTACAATCCTAATAAAGTGAATAGTAGTAGTGTTATTGTTGTAAATGCTATACATGTGAAATTTTATGGACATACATGGGATactaaaatttataaattccCAAGAAAAAGTCATTCAAAGAGTCATAAAATTTTATCATGTAAAACAGTATTTGCTAGAAACCCATCCATGATATTAAATCTAGCTGTTAAAAGAATGTTACCTAATAACAGACTTCgacaaatattttatagaaaattatatgtatatccaGGAGCTCTACATCCACATTGGGGTATACCTCAAGTTGTagtaccaaaaaaaaatgttctcAAAAAGGAAGAGCACAAGGATATAAAGGCCTTTACCATATTGTAA
- a CDS encoding protein kinase 7 — MKDILSNYSNLIYLNKYVKEKDKYINDYKIIRTLSQGKFNKIILCEKDNKFYALKKYEKSLLEKKRDFIKSNNNKISIKSKYDDFKNELQIITDIKNEYCLTCEGIITNYDEVYIIYEYMENDSILKFDEYFFVLDKKYTCFIPIQVIKCIIKSVLNSFSYIHNEKNICHRDVKPSNILMDKNGRVKLSDFGESEYMVDKKIKGSKGTYEFMPPEFFSDESSFNGEKVDIWSLGICLYVMFYNVVPFSLKVSLVELFNNIRTKNIEYPLDRNHFLYPLTNKKSNACSNNFLSNEDIDFLKLFLRKNPAERITSEDALKHEWLADTNFENLREFSKELYKKRKIL; from the exons ATGAAGGATATTTTATCTAATTATTCAAACCTCATATATCTTAACAAATATGTAAAAGAAaaggataaatatataaatgactATAAAATTATCAGGACGTTAAGTCAAG GCAAATTcaacaaaataattttgtgtgaaaaagataataaattcTATGCCTTGaagaaatatgaaaaaagcttgttagaaaaaaaaagagattttataaaaagtaataataacaagATTTCAATAAAGTCCAAGTATGATGATTTCAAAAATGAGCTACAAATAATAacagatataaaaaatgaatactGTTTAACTTGTGAAGGTATCATAACAAATTATGATgaggtatatataatatatgagtATATGGAAAACGACAGTATTTTAAAATTcgatgaatatttttttgtcttGGATAAAAAATACACTTGTTTTATTCCTATACAAgttataaaatgtattataaaaagtgtattaaattcattttcttatattcacaatgaaaaaaatatttgtcaTAGGGATGTGAAACCATCAAATATATTGATGGATAAAAATGGAAGAGTAAAATTATCAGATTTTGGAGAATCAGAATATATGGTAGATAAAAAGATAAAGGGCTCAAag ggTACCTATGAATTCATGCCCCCTGAATTTTTTTCAGATGAATCATCTTTTAATGGAGAAAAGGTGGATATATGGAGTTTGGGTATATGTCTTTATGTTATGTTTTATAACGTTGTACCATTTTCTTTGAAAGTATCACTGGTTGaactttttaataatataagaacAAAGAATATAGAATATCCTCTTGATAgaaatcattttttatatcctttgacaaataaaaaaagtaatgcgtgttcaaataattttttatcaaatgaagatattgattttttaaaattgttTTTGAGAAAAAATCCTGCTGAGCGCATAACATCTGAGGATGCTTTG AAACACGAATGGCTAGCTGATACAAATTTCGAGAACTTGAGAGAATTCTCGAAAGaactttataaaaaaaggaaaatattataa